The following coding sequences lie in one Hoplias malabaricus isolate fHopMal1 chromosome 14, fHopMal1.hap1, whole genome shotgun sequence genomic window:
- the LOC136665595 gene encoding uncharacterized protein: MKCPPLMDCGVGLLIGYDCSRALAPRHVITGGDNEPYAIKTDLGWSIIGSVAQSVNSKDVTGLCNRISVKELPPLTPVAVIRALESDFADTNPAEKSISQEDIQFLRILEGRIQQNECNHLEMPLCHTHVPSENKKLALVRIKHLKRKFDRDLKFKSDYVNFVEGVIKDGEAEEALNEPEPGNVFDDVEPGNVWYIPHQGVYHPRKPEKIRVVFDCSAKYEGTALNDHLLTGPDLTNRLNGVLCRFRKHPIAVMCDVEKMFHRFHVSEEDRDYLRFLWWKGGATESEPKAYRMKVHLFGAASSPGCANYGMKYLATQNEKEYPLAADFIRKNFYVDDGIVSLEEKSTTRRGILSTIASVYDPLGFLAPFLLSGKQVLQEMCQKGVGWDDPLPDELRPRWENWVSDVRNLEKIQIPRCYSPENFGKILRTELHHFSDASSRGYGQCTYIRLVSEDSVHCTLIMGKARVAPTKVVTIPRLELTAAVISAAVSSMLKEELELRIDEEHFWTDSRVVLGYVSNEARRFHVFVANRVQRIRETTDPQQWHYVDTSENPADHASRGLRVSEMINSNWFQGPKFLWERELNIEQGMPDLVVGDPEVKTVQVLNTLVETQDKFLGRLARFSKWTTVVNVVARIHRLAVKSKNIKPLNVEERRRASLTIIKLVQQEAFKEELLILNQRSGKLSRNHPLYPLDPEIHDGILRVGD; encoded by the exons ATGAAATGCCCCCCACTGATGGATTGTGGGGTAGGATTGTTGATCGGCTACGACTGCTCCAGAGCACTAGCACCACGTCATGTCATCACAGGGGGTGACAATGAACCTTATGCCATTAAGACAGACCTAGGCTGGAGCATCATTGGGAGTGTGGCTCAGAGTGTAAATTCCAAGGATGTAACAGGGCTGTGCAATCGCATATCTGTGAAAGAGTTGCCTCCTTTGACACCAGTGGCTGTGATTCGAGCACTTGAGTCTGACTTTGCAGACACCAACCCGGCAGAAAAAAGTATATCGCAGGAAGACATCCAGTTTCTCCGGATCCTAGAAGGAAGAATCCAACAGAATGAATGTAATCATCTAGAGATGCCTTTGtgtcacactcacgtcccgtCTG AAAACAAGAAGCTTGCCTTAGTCAGAATAAAGCACTTGAAACGGAAGTTTGACAGAGATCTCAAGTTCAAGAGTGACTATGTGAACTTTGTGGAAGGTGTTATAAAGGATGGTGAAGCAGAGGAGGCCCTCAATGAACCAGAGCCAGGCAATGTGTTCGATGATGTAGAGCCAGGCAATGTGTGGTATATCCCACATCAGGGGGTCTACCACCCCAGAAAGCCAGAAAAGATCAGAGTCGTTTTTGATTGCTCTGCAAAATATGAGGGCACTGCCTTGAATGACCATCTTCTCACCGGACCCGATCTTACTAACAGACTGAATGGAGTGCTATGTCGATTTCGCAAACACCCAATCGCTGTGATGTGCGATGTAGAGAAGATGTTTCACAGATTCCACGTAAGCGAAGAGGATCGAGACTATCTGCGTTTCTTGTGGTGGAAAGGTGGAGCTACAGAATCCGAACCCAAGGCATACCGCATGAAGGTCCACCTCTTCGGAGCGGCCTCATCTCCAGGGTGCGCCAATTATGGCATGAAGTATCTAGCTACCCAAAATGAGAAAGAATACCCTTTAGCAGCAGACTTCATAAGAAAAAATTTTTATGTAGACGATGGCATT GTCTCACTGGAAGAGAAATCAACAACACGGCGTGGGATTCTCTCCACCATAGCCTCTGTGTATGACCCTTTGGGGTTCTTGGCCCCATTCCTCTTGTCAGGAAAGCAAGTGCTCCAGGAGATGTGTCAGAAAGGTGTAGGGTGGGATGATCCACTTCCTGATGAGTTGAGGCCAAGGTGGGAGAACTGGGTCAGTGATGTTAGGAACCTTGAAAAAATTCAAATCCCAAGATGTTATTCTCCTGAGAACTTTGGAAAGATCCTGAGAACTGAACTGCATCACTTCTCAGATGCCAGCAGTCGAGGCTACGGTCAATGTACATACATTAGACTTGTGAGTGAAGACAGCGTACATTGCACTCTGATAATGGGCAAAGCAAGGGTCGCACCCACAAAAGTAGTTACGATACCAAGGCTGGAGTTAACTGCTGCAGTAATCTCTGCTGCTGTTAGCAGCATGCTGAAAGAGGAGTTAGAGCTCAGGATTGATGAGGAGCACTTTTGGACAGACTCGCGAGTAGTCCTAGGTTATGTCAGCAATGAAGCTCGGCGATTCCACGTCTTTGTAGCCAACAGAGTCCAGAGAATCCGTGAAACAACTGACCCACAACAATGGCATTATGTTGACACAAGTGAGAACCCTGCCGATCATGCCTCAAGAGGCCTCAGAGTATCAGAGATGATCAACTCAAATTGGTTTCAGGGACCTAAATTCCTATGGGAAAGAGAGCTTAATATTGAGCAAGGAATGCCAGACCTAGTGGTGGGAGATCCTGAGGTCAAGACAGTACAGGTGCTGAACACACTAGTCGAAACGCAGGACAAGTTTTTAGGGCGACTGGCGCGATTCTCAAAATGGACCACTGTAGTGAATGTTGTGGCACGTATTCACCGGCTGGCTGTAAAATCTAAGAACATAAAACCTCTAAATGtggaagagagaaggagagcttCACTTACCATCATCAAGCTTGTGCAGCAAGAAGCCTTCAAAGAGGAGCTGCTCATTCTGAACCAAAGATCTGGAAAGCTCTCTCGAAATCACCCACTGTATCCACTTGACCCAGAGATTCATGACGGCATACTAAGAGTAGGAGATTAA